The sequence below is a genomic window from Tubulanus polymorphus chromosome 1, tnTubPoly1.2, whole genome shotgun sequence.
AATCTAACCGCCTGACAAACTCGATAAGGCATCGAGCAATAGTTTCAGTCTCGGAGGATTCTCTACCGGGACATGTCGTTTACCAACTGAAAAGATTCCCTAACGCCAAGtaagtttttagatttaatttcatgcgaattttcaggttttcacAGATGAATTCTCCGATTTTTATCGAAATTTCAGTTTATAAACGCGAAAACAGTTGAAATTACGTTAACTGATTTCATGAGAAACTACGAGCTCTCGCTACTAGTATAGAGTAGGTTCGCCAGGTAAATGAGTAACAAGTCAAACATCAGCATCTATAGGGACAGTGACATTGATCAGAGAATACAGTGTTACGCGAATACATCAAATTGTATCGTAGCTTCATGACCACCCATTATCCTGATGAAGCAACTATATACCTTGTAGCAAAAGCTCGTAATTTCTAAGAAATCACACAGTACGACCTGTATTCACGTTTACTGGTTTGATACCGAAAATAGTTTGTCCGtgatttcattatcagatcGTTTTTCCAACAGGTACGTTCTGGTTAGCCGGTACGTCGACATAGATGCGCAGACGACTCTGAGAGTTGACCCCGATACCGGACGCGTGGTTCTGTTACGCAGGTTCAAACATCACGATCGCGTcagttataaattattcatcgAAACTAAATCGGCGATTAATGGTGAAATACTCGACGAATTCACTTTAACAGTGAATGTAATCGACGTGAACGACCACTCTCCTGATATTACTGTGAGTACCTATGCAGCTGATGGTCGTTCGCTGACGGTAGCTACCGGTCAGAAAGCTGCCGGCATAGCTTTCTTACTCGTTACTGATCTGGATCACGGACTGAACTCGAAAATCGCCTGCTCACTCGATAATCAGGATTTTAAGCTCGACGAACTTAACGACGAAGATAACGATTCGGCGcaatttgaattaatgaacTCGAAAGTGTTTGACACGAAACAAATGATTGAAGTTACTTTAGAATGTCACGATTTCGGTCAGACGCGTAAAAGTAGTAGTAGAAAATTGACCATCAATGTTATCTAATAACCGTATTCACAAATAAccgatatatttcatattcgcaTAACAagttagaaataaatgaattgcaATCTTAAACAAAACATGTATTTAAATGTTGgggtctaactgcagttttGGTCGTTTTGGTTGAGTACGATTAACAGGGCTAAACTGTAGTCGCTCCATATTTTGTGGTCACACTATGCTGTTTGTTGCAAATACATAAATGCTGTTGCTTTTTATTCCGAATTTGATCATGGATCGTGAAGTCTGATTAAActattatttttatcattatcaaagtGTTCGATTGTGATATGTTTTCAGTAttatttaaatgatatatAAGGAGGTCTGTTGGAAAGTGGCACGTTTTTCTATGTGAATCAAGGAAGAAACGACCAGGATACAGTTCCACCGGTAATCAGATACAGATGACTTCGAGTCAAACTTAACCCACAATTGTCATCACTGAATTGTCGTAGTTTCACAATGTTTTTGAACAGTTATGTGTACATACTATCACACCAGTGACATCAAGTGTTTCTCATAGACATGTCTGCTAATTATGGTATGTCCTCATTCTATCGGTTATTTCTGACTGTAACACTGGGTCCAGTCGGGAAATTACAACGACTGTTAACCTAATATTTCCATTCCACCAAAACATTTACTCGAAGTACCATACACGAGAGCCCAAGCTACTTATTCACGCGTCCTCAATATTTCCATCACAAAATTAATGCGATAATCATAAGAAACTTATTGCACAGAATCTTAAAACcgatagaaaaatataaacaagaGAAAACGGTGACAATGTAttattttttattacttaAATGACTCTGCAGTGAACCGTAAACAAAGATCTGAACCGTGGAAGTGGAAGGTTTATTCCAACAATATCGTCATTGACAATAACAAACTTCACTCGAGCACATCGCTAAACACCCCGGTCGGCTTGGCCGAATGGGTTTGAACGATCGCCTCAGAGGACGTAGGTTCCGAGATCGAATCCTCGCAGGTATCTCATATTTGAAGCGCCTAGGATAGTAGCACCTTTGGTAAGGATAGAATTTTTGTCCGATGCCTTAACTTTTCAAGTCATACACATCTCTTAACTATCCGTTTCAAGTTGCCAACTTTTTATGTTAAAACAGTGTATGAATTGTGATAAAGCATTTTGCTATCATATATCCTCAATGTTTTTTAGAGTTTGTTAATAAGATCAAGTcgatttcttttctatttggGTCAtctttaaatatatctatccaAGTTTAAATACAAAGAAATTCACGCGCAGTTGATTTTGTTCAGTGAATGGCGTGTTTATTGTCTCTAAACCAGATATTTGAAATAGACGTTGATTTTTATGCAGCAATTTTCCGTCGAAAAAGACGTATAACTACTTTATAGAAAGAGCAGTGTTTGAATGAACTTCGTATTGCTGTGAACATCTCTTCACGTAAGTTGAGTTTGTATTCATAACTGCGTTGATTTCAGAATTTGCATATAACATCCACTTGTCTCACCAGAAAT
It includes:
- the LOC141914666 gene encoding protocadherin beta-13-like, with translation MSRPHIALSVIALIVLVFGLGDGKSNRLTNSIRHRAIVSVSEDSLPGHVVYQLKRFPNAKYVLVSRYVDIDAQTTLRVDPDTGRVVLLRRFKHHDRVSYKLFIETKSAINGEILDEFTLTVNVIDVNDHSPDITVSTYAADGRSLTVATGQKAAGIAFLLVTDLDHGLNSKIACSLDNQDFKLDELNDEDNDSAQFELMNSKVFDTKQMIEVTLECHDFGQTRKSSSRKLTINVI